The sequence below is a genomic window from Anopheles cruzii chromosome 3, idAnoCruzAS_RS32_06, whole genome shotgun sequence.
GTTACattgattttattattactAAGGGTCAAATTACATTATTACAAAGGGATGATTACGAGTGTAATTATACGAGTCAATTTTTAAAAGGAGTTAGGAAACAGGATAAAAATTTCAACTATTTGCATATCGTTTCAAGAATATAGTATTTGAATAGTTGTAATCTGTGAAATGAGTGCGagagaataaaattaatcagGACATGTTTTAGACCAACCATAAATATGTAAACCGTTGGAGATTGGATATTTATTTAAACCTTTCCATCAAAGGTCAACAACAATATGTGCAACAAAAGCTGTATTTGTCCCAATTTTCCATCAACGCAAATAGTTGTTTTCCCTGCACGGTTCCATAGCATAACCAAaaacacaatcaatcaattatggtgaatttatatttttgtgttgaattgatacattttcttttcgtcagCAGTCAAAAGTCTCCCCAATTGCAATgcgatcaatcaatcatcgccGATTCGgcataaaattaaacacgCGACAATTTCACTTCTCTCCCGCCCAACGGTCCACAAAAGGTTGCACACGTAACAATGTGGGTCAAAAAGGATGAAAACTATGCTGTCGCGTCACTGATCAACATCCCGGCACTGCAATTTTCACCCGACGGATCACCGTATCGCTGTAGCTTTGCATGTTGGGCGCCCGACGTTATGTCCACctcgctgatgatgatgatggcgaaggGATGGAAATGTATATGGCGATATTTTTCTCTCATTTAAATTGTCAACAGAAGCGCCCGACGTCCACCCGCCGTCCGCGTCCCTCGTTGCGCATTCACGAATTACCAATTCGGGGCCGGAGATGGGAAATGCAACCCACAATCGGACACATTTTCACACCCGCCAAGTacacgggcgcgcgcctcATGTACAACGATTCACACCTGGCCCTGGTAAAAGCTCTGACGCATTTCGAAATACGCGCCCCTACACTTCCGCGAACACAGATGAAGAATGTTCACACGAAAAGCAAGTCAGACTTCCCGGTAGGCtaacacaaaacaaccaaGGAAAAAATTCACACTCGGTGCACATGTAAAATCGCATAACACCGGAATAGCCATAGCAGAGATTCCACTACGATTAATGCGGAAGAGGggcaaaataaaacggaaatgAAGTGGTACGCCATATCAATCGTAATATCCCCGTAATCCCCACTATAGGCTACTCAACATCTGTGGCGATTGAAATCAGTTGTAGTAaccgatttgtttgatttcaatGCTTTTTCAGAACCGCCTGTTTGGGGCGCAGGACAATGGTGAGTAGATTAAAGTAAAGTGTAGGTAAACCCTATCCATTCATTCAATAGGATTACATCGCGTTCCATTCGCTGCTCGTTAGGACAGAAAAGGATGTGTGATGCCTGTGTCGCAATTGTTTTGAGCTTGCCACTGCAAATCTTTTTCATGCGGCGTCCATGGCATCAGCCCAACTCCCGGCGACCATCGGCGTAATCATATcttatgtttgattttatgaCATCGAGTGTTTTTCTCGCATAGCAAATACAAACTTTGTTCATGTTAACCAATCAACTAAAGCTCTGTTtttcatcatgtttttttcattATGTTTTCATGTTATAAAATTTACAGGATATGAAGCATTTCTCCATTTTTGATTCTTTTTATATAGACACAAAACATAGATGTTATGAAGTATCCAAAAAATGTAGTTTATGATGGTACTTTCTGGTATGAAAGACATATACACATACTTATGATTTCTCAGCACTGAGCATAAATATCATTTCTACATCATTTATTTCTTATAAATGGTATTTTATTCAGGGAATTTATGACATTTCTTCTAACGGCATGAATGTTCTTTGTCTGTGGCATTGGCAGCAGGTTTTTTCCCAAATTTATATTCCGTGCTTAACGTCTTGGGTAGCTCGATCGTTATGGACGAACTGGAATCACTCTGTTGCATCTGCTCGGGCCACACACCGTCGCCAGTAAAGTGAAAATCCATCTCTATCAAGTAGAGCGCAAGGGCAAGCTTTTGCGATGAATTTGCTTTACCAACATCGACCCCAAGTTCCTCGTTTATCTTTGCATCGGTGTCCAAGACTGTCAGTTTTTCTTCTATTCTACCTCTGAAAGATAATCGAAAATGGTCAGCCTACTCATTTCTTTAATATACTCAAATTAAAAACGTACAATGGATACAGCAGAATGTGGATATTATCGAGCATGTCACTGGTggtaaacttttgcttcagcAATGCCTCGATAGTGTCTTTCATCTGTACGATTGGCACATGGAACCAATTTGGGTGTCGTTTCATTTGCTCCAATGCAGCCGTACCGGGTTCGCCAAACATGTTCTTCAGGAAATGGGCTGTGTCTCTGCCTTTAGTCCTGTCGCATCCATCGCGTACATATCTAAAATAGACGatacgccgacgacgacaaaattggaaaagaaatTGCTGAGCGAATTCTATTGCTTCGTGGTGCAGTTCCCCTACCTTTCAAAATTTCCCGAATGACTCGAAAGTACGTCCAGCGAAGCACAGCGAACCTTCAATTGCTGCAAGTACTCCAATCGAATgctggcctttttttggtgatGGATCAGCTTCAGCACCCGTGGGTGCTTGCCCAGCACTTCAAATTCCTTCACGCTCTTCAACCGCTCGATACGTTGCTCGATGGTATTCGGTGAAAGCGTCAAAACGCAGAGACACTTGAGCAACTCGGACTCCGGTATGTTGTGTTCCTTCAGCAGCGCTATCGTCTTTGCGAAGGTAACGTGGTTTATCATAACTAGCTTGGGGTATTTAAGCGCCAACTCTTTGAACTCGATGCCAGCCACCGATGTTACGTGTTCCGGGAAGCGTAGTAAGTTTTCCGGATCCGCATGCAGCAGGTACATGTTGGCCAACAGCCTATCACGGCTGAACTTGTAATCGTGCTGCAGAACATCGATAACACGTTGTGTGTGACcaaaacttttattttttattttggagtACGACGTCCACAGCTTCTGCCGCTCCGTTTCGGTTATGCCGAGTCGTTGAAACAGAAATTCATCGATAAAAGACGCCCGCATATCACACACCTTGCTTTGGTCGTCCCAACGGAACTGCGGTTCTACCGTTAGATCGAACTGACGCTTCATTTGATCGTACATGTTTAGATCGGCCGGAATGAGCCGAAACTGTTTCAGCCTTGCGACGCTGTTACGCATCAATCGGAGACTACTGCTGACGACATTTAAATTCAGCGCTTCCAAAACACCGCACTCACGCAGGATAGTGGTTCTGTTTTCCAACGTTATCAGGTGGCATTGCAAGATTTTGGGTTTTTCAAAGATTTCACTCATCGTGACATTCACGTACTTCAGGAAAGCCActtttttcaatgtttcgGTCCGGTCTAATTCTACCAGTGAACGATTTTGCAACAGCCATTTGTACACCTTGGATTGTGGTACACCTGAAACCAATGTAAAGGTACAAAGCAGCGATCAGGGATGGCTCAAGACTTGCACGTTAACTTACCTAAATGAGGCGCATAGAATCTAGCAGCGTCAAGCACGTTTATTTGGTCCTTATTTACCGCACTGCACATTTGACGACAAATTACTTGAAAACGATGCATTTCGATCCGCGCATCTGTTTACTTTCTGCACCGGGAATCACAGTGTTTTGAAGGAAGCCTGGTTTGTCAAAATCAGCTGTACGAGTTCttggcaacacacacacaccaacgagTGCGAGCGTCACATTTCACGGCGATGTTTTAATTCCtttacataaatttatgctgcgatgtaattttgaaattttatgcTTATTGTTGCTCACTGATTGAATCATAATGGTACAACATGAATTTGCAACGGTAATATTTTCTACTCCGATGTGGAAACCGTATTACATTGAAAAAATGGATTTTTGTCTCAATCGCTGAACAATCATTAAAGTACACCATCATCAATAAATTCAAGTGTGTATTATTTATGTACTTAACTTCGTTTAACAAACTTGTGTTGATGACAGATGTTCTATAAACTTCctaaaaatatttaaagcaAAAGAATACACAGCCATAGTTCAGGTCAACGTGTATACCGTTAAACCACGCGTAGCAATAATGTATACACACACGAAATTCGCGTTATTCGCGTCGAAAAACTCGATTATTGAAAATCGTTATCAGTAGAGGCAGAGCTTAACTGAGGAACGATAATATATCGTACCCCAGTTTGGAAACGCCCAAACGCTGGAGATTCTGACGAGAACTTCTATTAAGAACACTGCAGGCTAGGAGCGCTGGCAGGAAGTTGGACGATGTCGGCCGGGAAATAACGCTTAATATGA
It includes:
- the LOC128270492 gene encoding transcription termination factor 5, mitochondrial, producing the protein MHRFQVICRQMCSAVNKDQINVLDAARFYAPHLGVPQSKVYKWLLQNRSLVELDRTETLKKVAFLKYVNVTMSEIFEKPKILQCHLITLENRTTILRECGVLEALNLNVVSSSLRLMRNSVARLKQFRLIPADLNMYDQMKRQFDLTVEPQFRWDDQSKVCDMRASFIDEFLFQRLGITETERQKLWTSYSKIKNKSFGHTQRVIDVLQHDYKFSRDRLLANMYLLHADPENLLRFPEHVTSVAGIEFKELALKYPKLVMINHVTFAKTIALLKEHNIPESELLKCLCVLTLSPNTIEQRIERLKSVKEFEVLGKHPRVLKLIHHQKKASIRLEYLQQLKVRCASLDVLSSHSGNFERYVRDGCDRTKGRDTAHFLKNMFGEPGTAALEQMKRHPNWFHVPIVQMKDTIEALLKQKFTTSDMLDNIHILLYPLGRIEEKLTVLDTDAKINEELGVDVGKANSSQKLALALYLIEMDFHFTGDGVWPEQMQQSDSSSSITIELPKTLSTEYKFGKKPAANATDKEHSCR